From Drosophila busckii strain San Diego stock center, stock number 13000-0081.31 unplaced genomic scaffold, ASM1175060v1 chrUn_07, whole genome shotgun sequence, one genomic window encodes:
- the LOC108600711 gene encoding uncharacterized protein LOC108600711, with protein MLICTARRTLVLQLKMKQPTVAWVCDLSLSLNVDLHGLCDKHISYLKLLFVCFSCSLNGGLILGPWCCWSTGGDSGCKTDAAAGLFSARAHVHRPSAISLQREGKQRNDRGNDVNDVLAAALANECLKCLGPVGITGVQTSVYFKELPTFDAYITIVTM; from the exons ATGCTTATTTGCACTGCAAGGCGCACACTAGTGCTTCAGCTAAAGATGAAACAGCCAACTGTAGCCTGGGTCTGCGATTTGAGTTTGAGTCTAAACGTCGATTTGCATGGGCTATGCGACAAACACATTTCCTACTTGAAGCTGCTTTTTGTCTGTTTTAGCTGTTCCCTCAATGGCGGCTTAATACTTGGCCCTTGGTGTTGCTGGAGTACTGGTGGCGATTCAGGTTGCAAAACAGACGCCGCCGCAGGTTTATTTAGTGCGCGTGCGCATGTGCACCGGCCATCGGCCATCAGCCTTCAGCGCGAAGGGAAACAGAGGAACGACAGAGGAAACGACGTCAACGATGTACTAGCCGCGGCACTGGCAAATGAATGCTTGAAATGCTTAGGCCCGGTTGGGATTACTGGCGTCCAAACATCGGTATACTTCAAAGAGTTGCCAACGTTTGATG CTTACATCACCATAGTAACTATGTAG